The Gracilimonas sp. genome includes a region encoding these proteins:
- a CDS encoding glycosyltransferase family 2 protein yields the protein MEDTPSEKNIDISIVVPVYNEEESLPELEKAISKALSADYSYEIIFVDDGSSDKSWQQVLSMGGEKDFIHGIALSHNYGKSVALQAGFEKAQGKYVVTMDADLQDDPNEVPEMVQMLKDGYDLVSGWKKERHDPISKTIPSKFFNFVTRKVAGIELHDFNCGLKAYRAEVVKNIYLYGELHRYIPMLAKREGYTRITEKVVTHHPRKYGKTKFGLSRFMNGFLDLITITFVQRYLQKPMHFFGTVGVLLLLAGGGINLYMALLKFVYRQGIGDRPLLFLGILLMVVGVQFFSTGLLGEMINKNNVKDQKPRVREII from the coding sequence TTGGAAGATACACCTTCAGAAAAAAATATCGACATCAGTATCGTGGTTCCCGTTTATAATGAAGAGGAATCATTACCCGAGCTGGAAAAGGCAATTAGCAAGGCATTATCGGCTGATTACAGCTATGAAATTATTTTTGTTGATGACGGCTCATCGGATAAATCTTGGCAGCAGGTTCTTTCAATGGGGGGCGAGAAAGATTTTATTCATGGAATCGCACTAAGTCATAATTACGGTAAGAGCGTAGCCCTGCAGGCCGGCTTTGAGAAAGCACAGGGAAAGTATGTTGTAACCATGGATGCTGATCTCCAGGATGATCCCAATGAAGTGCCCGAGATGGTACAAATGCTAAAAGACGGATATGATTTGGTGAGCGGCTGGAAAAAAGAACGCCACGATCCAATTTCAAAAACCATCCCGTCCAAATTCTTCAATTTCGTTACCCGAAAAGTTGCCGGGATTGAATTGCATGATTTTAATTGCGGCCTCAAAGCGTACAGAGCAGAAGTGGTTAAGAATATCTATCTGTACGGAGAACTGCACAGGTATATTCCCATGCTGGCAAAGCGAGAAGGATACACCCGGATTACTGAGAAAGTGGTTACGCATCATCCCCGTAAGTATGGAAAAACTAAATTTGGGCTGTCCAGGTTTATGAATGGATTTCTTGACCTGATTACGATTACTTTTGTGCAGCGGTACTTGCAAAAGCCCATGCATTTTTTTGGTACAGTAGGGGTGTTGTTACTCTTAGCCGGTGGAGGTATCAACCTGTACATGGCACTGCTAAAGTTTGTTTACAGGCAGGGTATTGGTGACCGCCCGCTCTTATTTCTAGGTATTTTGCTGATGGTAGTAGGCGTGCAGTTTTTCTCAACCGGATTATTGGGCGAAATGATCAACAAAAACAATGTGAAGGATCAAAAACCGAGGGTCAGAGAAATTATTTAA
- a CDS encoding COX15/CtaA family protein has protein sequence MKLNAFQKTAITTVAATLFLILVGGLVRATGAGLGCPDWPKCFGMWIPPTSLADLPAGFDESQFNVWKTWIEYVNRLVGVVIGLLITATFLLSIRYRKEKPTVFYSSIAAFVLVLFQGWLGGVVVRTGLHEGLITAHMLVAMVIVTVLLYATFEATSDLFKIRIEEGFRKKLLWTVWVLFGLTMIQLVLGTQVREAIDVIKNAPVVSPRGTWLENMEGVFPIHRSFSWLLVAAAGWLFYLMKKYNAEGWVKKLGDLNVVLVFLQVLIGIGLNYLAMPRVLQVLHLVGVAVMVCTQFLMILVLRRGEVVISDQ, from the coding sequence ATGAAATTGAACGCTTTTCAGAAAACAGCAATAACAACCGTTGCCGCTACTTTATTCTTAATTTTAGTGGGTGGACTTGTGCGAGCTACCGGGGCAGGACTTGGTTGTCCCGACTGGCCTAAATGCTTTGGTATGTGGATACCTCCCACAAGTTTAGCCGACCTTCCGGCGGGTTTTGACGAATCCCAATTTAATGTGTGGAAGACCTGGATTGAGTATGTGAACCGGTTAGTGGGAGTTGTAATTGGCTTGCTGATTACGGCTACCTTTTTACTCTCCATCAGGTACAGAAAGGAAAAGCCAACAGTTTTTTACAGTTCCATTGCCGCTTTTGTGCTCGTTTTATTCCAGGGATGGCTTGGTGGAGTAGTGGTTAGAACCGGACTTCATGAAGGCTTGATAACCGCGCATATGCTGGTAGCTATGGTAATTGTGACGGTGCTCCTTTATGCAACCTTTGAGGCAACCAGCGACCTGTTTAAAATCAGGATTGAGGAAGGCTTCCGAAAAAAATTACTTTGGACAGTGTGGGTATTATTCGGGCTTACCATGATCCAGCTCGTACTGGGAACACAGGTTCGTGAGGCCATCGATGTAATAAAAAATGCACCGGTTGTTTCTCCCCGCGGAACCTGGCTTGAAAACATGGAAGGCGTATTCCCCATTCACCGAAGTTTCTCTTGGTTATTGGTAGCGGCAGCTGGGTGGCTGTTTTACCTGATGAAGAAATACAATGCGGAAGGGTGGGTTAAAAAGCTGGGTGACCTGAATGTTGTGTTGGTATTTCTTCAGGTATTAATTGGTATAGGTCTCAACTATCTGGCAATGCCCAGAGTGCTGCAGGTTCTGCACTTAGTAGGCGTAGCCGTGATGGTATGTACTCAGTTTCTGATGATTTTGGTACTTAGAAGAGGGGAAGTTGTGATCAGTGATCAATGA
- a CDS encoding MerR family transcriptional regulator: protein MKKLYYSMGEVSKLTGLEPHVLRNWEKTYTELSPKKNSAGNRVYKEQELALIFKIKELLHDKKYSSEGVQEILREGEIKNAPPLSAEARKDLNEIKVFLNDLLERL, encoded by the coding sequence ATGAAAAAATTGTATTACTCGATGGGTGAAGTCAGTAAGCTAACCGGACTTGAGCCCCACGTATTACGAAACTGGGAGAAGACCTACACGGAGCTGAGCCCCAAGAAAAACAGCGCCGGTAACAGAGTGTATAAAGAGCAGGAACTTGCCCTCATCTTCAAGATCAAAGAACTACTACATGATAAAAAGTACAGTTCAGAAGGTGTGCAGGAAATTTTACGTGAAGGCGAAATCAAAAACGCTCCTCCCCTCAGTGCCGAAGCCCGTAAAGACCTGAATGAGATCAAGGTTTTTTTGAATGACTTACTGGAGAGATTGTAA
- a CDS encoding NAD-dependent epimerase/dehydratase family protein — MGYHLITGGCGFVGRNFVKRLHKTTDDTIFFIDDLSVGTHPSDWLPDGTPTRKENGLEFFGDDERMVFLKQDARYFIRAMLDNENHINDTYGLDVTRFKDVFHFAAIVGGRAKIDGDPMLVALDLSIDAEFFLWVCRQKPNRVLYPSSSAAYPVDLQTEEDAIALSESDIDFKNMGQPDMTYGWSKLTGEYLAYIAAKYYGVSVTCIRPFSGYGEDQDLSYPIPAIARRAALKEDPFEVWGTGQQGRDFVHIEDVMDCTLHAMERITDGRAINIGSGRLTTFLEIIEIFTEFAGYDPEIKKLLDKPVGVHSRYADMSYVNEELDWKPKLSLREGMRRVYDVAVEKYA, encoded by the coding sequence ATGGGCTATCATCTAATTACAGGCGGATGCGGATTCGTCGGAAGAAACTTTGTAAAACGACTTCACAAAACCACGGACGATACCATCTTCTTTATTGATGATTTATCCGTTGGCACTCACCCTTCTGACTGGCTTCCGGATGGCACTCCGACCCGTAAAGAAAACGGACTCGAGTTTTTCGGGGATGATGAACGCATGGTATTCCTGAAGCAGGATGCCCGCTATTTTATCCGGGCCATGCTGGATAATGAAAATCACATCAACGATACCTACGGGCTGGACGTAACCCGCTTCAAAGATGTATTTCACTTTGCAGCTATTGTGGGTGGAAGAGCGAAAATTGATGGTGACCCCATGCTTGTGGCCCTCGACCTGTCTATTGATGCAGAATTCTTTCTGTGGGTATGCCGCCAGAAACCTAATCGTGTTCTGTATCCAAGTTCCAGTGCGGCTTACCCGGTTGACCTTCAAACCGAAGAAGATGCTATTGCACTGAGTGAAAGTGATATCGATTTCAAAAATATGGGTCAGCCCGATATGACGTACGGCTGGTCTAAATTAACCGGTGAGTATCTCGCGTACATCGCTGCCAAATACTATGGGGTATCTGTTACTTGTATCCGGCCTTTCTCAGGTTATGGCGAAGACCAGGACCTTTCCTATCCTATCCCAGCTATTGCCCGGCGTGCCGCTCTCAAAGAAGATCCTTTTGAAGTTTGGGGAACCGGTCAACAAGGCCGTGACTTTGTGCACATTGAAGACGTGATGGATTGCACCCTCCACGCTATGGAAAGAATTACCGATGGCCGAGCGATTAATATTGGCAGTGGCCGACTGACCACCTTCCTCGAAATTATCGAGATTTTCACTGAATTCGCCGGTTATGATCCGGAAATCAAAAAATTACTGGATAAACCTGTAGGTGTACATTCCCGATATGCGGATATGAGCTACGTGAATGAAGAACTCGACTGGAAGCCCAAACTATCTCTGCGGGAAGGCATGCGACGCGTTTATGACGTTGCCGTAGAGAAATACGCTTAA
- a CDS encoding ATP-dependent Clp protease ATP-binding subunit: MEGNFSSKVRDVIQFSREEALRLGHDYIGTEHLILGIVRLGDGVAVRILKNLDCDLFKLKKTIEDTVRGTGGSVQVGNIPLTKQAEKVLRITYLEAKLYKSDTIGTEHLLLSLLRDDENIAAQILQQFSISYDAVREELDLIISGKSRDDHSDSSSMTASASTSKGSGSGSGSSREKKMEKSKTPVLDNFGRDLTEMAEEGRLDPIIGREKEIERVAQVLSRRKKNNPVLIGEPGVGKTAIAEGLATRIIERKVSRVLYDKRVIALDLAALVAGTKYRGQFEERMKAVMTELEKTDDVILFIDELHTIVGAGGASGSLDASNMLKPALARGDVQAIGATTLNEYRQFIEKDGALERRFQKIMVDPTTPEETTEILNQIKPKYEKHHSVRFTDDAIDACVKLTDRYVTDHFLPDKAIDALDEAGARVHLSNITVPQNIIDLEEEIETTSEEKNSMVKKQRFEEAARLRDKEKRLIEELEVAQRQWEKESENIVYDVNEEDVASVIAMMSGVPVNKITQKEGQKLLKMKKELSGQVIGQDEAIVKLTKAIQRTRAGLKDPTRPIGSFIFLGPTGVGKTEMAKVLSKYLFDKEDTLIRIDMSEYMEKFSVSRLVGAPPGYVGYEEGGVLTEKVRRKPYSVILLDEIEKAHPDVFNILLQVLDDGILTDSLGRRVDFRNTIIIMTSNIGARDIRNMGKGIGFDTDDSAFDYAKMKSTIQDALKKVFNPEFLNRIDDVITFRPLEKDDIFQIIDLMNEDLFKRIKELGYEIEVTKAAKEFITDKGFDQKYGARPLKRAIQKYIEDPLAEELLENEHNEGSLIKIKMNNSRDGLEFDWKEAEPSASKSENGEEAKEEEDTSEKPKEA; encoded by the coding sequence ATGGAGGGAAATTTTTCAAGCAAAGTTCGAGATGTAATTCAGTTTAGCCGTGAAGAAGCTTTACGGTTAGGACATGATTATATCGGAACGGAGCATTTAATATTAGGTATCGTTCGATTAGGTGATGGAGTGGCAGTCCGGATTCTTAAAAATCTGGATTGTGATCTTTTTAAACTTAAAAAGACCATTGAAGACACCGTTCGAGGAACCGGTGGATCTGTACAGGTTGGAAACATTCCGCTCACCAAACAAGCCGAAAAAGTACTACGGATCACCTATCTGGAGGCTAAGCTTTACAAAAGTGACACCATCGGCACCGAACATCTTCTGTTATCTCTCCTGAGAGATGATGAAAATATCGCTGCACAAATACTGCAACAGTTCAGCATTTCTTACGATGCAGTTCGCGAAGAACTGGATCTTATCATATCCGGAAAATCTCGTGATGACCATAGCGATTCCTCGTCTATGACTGCGAGTGCTTCTACATCCAAAGGATCCGGTTCCGGATCAGGGAGCTCAAGGGAAAAGAAAATGGAAAAATCAAAAACACCAGTACTCGACAACTTTGGCCGTGACCTTACCGAGATGGCTGAAGAAGGTCGCCTCGACCCTATCATCGGCCGGGAAAAAGAAATTGAACGTGTGGCCCAGGTACTGAGCCGCCGTAAAAAGAACAATCCGGTGCTTATTGGTGAACCGGGCGTAGGTAAAACCGCCATCGCTGAAGGACTGGCAACTCGCATCATAGAACGCAAAGTGTCTCGCGTCCTTTATGATAAGCGCGTTATTGCTCTGGATCTGGCTGCATTGGTAGCCGGCACAAAATACCGGGGTCAGTTTGAAGAGCGCATGAAAGCGGTAATGACCGAGCTTGAGAAAACAGACGATGTTATCCTGTTTATTGATGAACTTCACACTATTGTTGGGGCCGGTGGAGCAAGCGGATCGCTGGATGCATCCAATATGCTTAAACCAGCTCTTGCGCGTGGTGATGTTCAGGCCATTGGCGCAACTACATTGAATGAGTACCGTCAGTTTATTGAAAAAGATGGTGCCCTAGAACGACGTTTCCAGAAAATAATGGTTGACCCGACTACACCGGAAGAAACCACCGAGATTTTAAATCAGATTAAACCCAAGTACGAGAAACACCACAGCGTCCGCTTCACGGATGATGCGATTGATGCCTGTGTTAAACTCACCGATCGTTATGTAACCGATCACTTCCTCCCCGACAAAGCCATTGATGCTTTAGATGAAGCAGGAGCCCGTGTTCACTTATCCAATATCACGGTTCCGCAGAACATCATTGATCTGGAAGAGGAAATTGAGACCACCAGCGAAGAGAAAAACTCGATGGTGAAAAAGCAGCGCTTTGAAGAAGCTGCCCGTCTCCGTGATAAAGAAAAACGACTGATTGAAGAGCTTGAAGTTGCTCAACGTCAGTGGGAAAAAGAGTCTGAAAACATTGTTTATGATGTTAATGAAGAAGACGTTGCTTCCGTAATTGCCATGATGAGTGGCGTTCCTGTCAACAAAATCACCCAGAAAGAAGGCCAGAAACTGCTCAAGATGAAGAAAGAGCTGAGCGGCCAGGTGATTGGACAGGACGAAGCAATTGTGAAATTGACCAAAGCTATCCAGCGTACCCGCGCCGGACTGAAAGACCCAACCCGCCCGATCGGTTCGTTTATATTTCTTGGGCCAACCGGTGTTGGTAAAACAGAAATGGCCAAGGTTCTTTCCAAGTATTTATTTGATAAAGAAGACACACTCATTCGCATTGACATGAGTGAGTATATGGAGAAGTTTTCCGTATCCCGACTGGTAGGAGCTCCTCCCGGCTACGTTGGATATGAAGAAGGCGGAGTGCTCACTGAAAAAGTACGCCGTAAGCCATATAGCGTGATTCTTCTGGATGAAATTGAAAAAGCACACCCGGATGTATTCAACATCTTACTACAGGTGCTGGATGATGGAATCCTGACCGACAGCCTCGGCCGTCGCGTTGACTTCCGTAATACGATTATCATTATGACTTCTAACATCGGAGCACGTGATATCCGGAATATGGGTAAAGGCATCGGTTTTGATACTGATGACTCTGCTTTCGATTACGCTAAGATGAAATCAACCATCCAGGATGCTCTTAAAAAGGTATTCAATCCTGAATTCCTGAATCGTATCGATGACGTGATTACATTCCGTCCGCTCGAGAAAGACGATATCTTCCAAATCATCGACCTGATGAACGAAGATCTCTTCAAGCGCATCAAGGAGCTGGGTTATGAAATTGAAGTGACCAAAGCTGCCAAGGAATTCATTACCGATAAAGGCTTCGATCAGAAATACGGAGCACGACCTCTGAAGCGTGCTATCCAGAAGTATATCGAAGATCCTTTAGCCGAAGAGTTGCTCGAGAACGAACATAATGAAGGTTCTCTCATCAAGATTAAGATGAACAACTCTCGTGACGGACTCGAGTTCGACTGGAAAGAAGCGGAACCTTCTGCCTCCAAAAGCGAGAACGGCGAAGAAGCTAAGGAAGAAGAGGATACATCAGAAAAGCCGAAAGAAGCTTAA
- a CDS encoding glycosyltransferase gives MAKIVCFGPGPKFKGGISNYNTSLAKTLDKDPDNEVHIVSWTNQYPSIIPREFVDKSSQSDFLEGTRIKVKYITNYNNPFSWKETAKYIKSLNPDKVIFQWAISIQGIPMGSISKWLKKHCRAEIIFDLHFVVQKEDSTIDERLTKRGIKHADTYITHAYKTVDELNALYPNRNFAINETGERSDSEATTVIKLFHPVYDLYEPDPDFDTEAFKKELGLNKYVFLFFGFIRKYKGLHNAIRAFKQVSDQRDDVSFLICGEEFWATLDTSKITTKIKRGLFAVAQKLFLKNKESEQDYRPLQLIEKLGLEESTVVKNEFIPNEDVNKYFQVSDCSVLYYLTATPSGVESLTYNFELPILATNVGHFPETIKDGFNGYLAEDGNIDSMAEQMLKFIEHPLPAENVRKSAENMSWENYVSAILKDLPK, from the coding sequence ATGGCTAAAATTGTATGCTTTGGGCCGGGACCAAAATTTAAAGGTGGGATTTCTAACTACAACACCTCGCTGGCAAAAACGCTGGACAAAGATCCGGATAATGAAGTCCATATTGTTTCTTGGACCAATCAGTATCCATCAATCATTCCACGGGAGTTTGTTGATAAATCCAGCCAATCTGATTTTCTGGAAGGCACGCGTATTAAGGTGAAGTATATCACCAACTACAACAATCCCTTCAGCTGGAAAGAAACGGCGAAGTACATTAAATCGCTGAATCCAGATAAGGTTATTTTTCAATGGGCAATTTCTATTCAGGGAATACCCATGGGGTCGATATCCAAATGGCTGAAGAAACATTGCCGGGCAGAAATCATTTTCGACTTACATTTTGTGGTTCAGAAAGAAGACAGCACCATCGATGAGCGGCTCACCAAAAGAGGCATTAAACATGCCGACACCTATATCACACACGCCTATAAAACGGTGGATGAACTGAATGCCCTTTATCCCAACCGAAATTTTGCCATCAATGAAACCGGTGAACGGTCGGATTCTGAAGCCACCACGGTGATCAAGCTATTTCACCCGGTTTACGATTTATATGAACCGGATCCCGACTTTGACACGGAAGCGTTCAAGAAGGAACTGGGCTTAAATAAGTATGTTTTTCTTTTCTTTGGGTTCATCCGAAAATACAAGGGATTACATAACGCCATTCGGGCCTTCAAACAAGTTTCCGATCAGCGGGATGATGTCTCTTTTCTGATCTGCGGAGAGGAATTCTGGGCTACCCTGGATACGTCAAAAATCACCACAAAAATTAAGCGTGGTTTATTTGCGGTCGCTCAAAAGTTGTTTCTCAAGAACAAGGAAAGCGAACAGGATTACCGCCCCCTTCAACTGATTGAAAAATTAGGGTTAGAAGAAAGTACCGTGGTTAAAAACGAGTTCATCCCCAACGAAGACGTTAATAAATACTTTCAGGTAAGTGACTGTAGTGTGCTCTACTACCTCACCGCAACTCCATCCGGGGTAGAATCACTGACCTATAATTTTGAACTGCCCATTTTGGCCACTAATGTCGGACATTTCCCGGAAACCATAAAAGATGGTTTTAACGGTTACCTGGCTGAAGACGGTAACATCGACTCCATGGCAGAACAAATGCTTAAGTTTATCGAGCATCCGCTTCCGGCTGAAAATGTTCGGAAATCTGCTGAGAATATGAGCTGGGAAAACTACGTTTCAGCTATCCTGAAAGATCTACCTAAATAA
- the cyoE gene encoding heme o synthase, whose protein sequence is MNSAEDNILIKRSFTDVITDYYQLTKPGITMSVLVSMLVGFILGSGANINFVTLIHALVGTYLIAAGTGAHNQFIERASDGLMKRTSKRPLPDRRIDSKSGMIFSLTLIFSGLLYLILLVNPVAGAVSFATALIYLGVYTPMKKVSPINIAIGAIPGALPPVGGWAAATGNIAEPGMWLLFGIMFFWQIPHVLSIAWLCKDDYSSAGLKMLPRKDEKGYKTVFWSLICTLSLFPVTFALYQFNISGMIFLVGGLIFAIGFLFYTIKFGMDRTKANAKKMMFASIAYLPLVWIAVFIDRFFV, encoded by the coding sequence ATGAATTCAGCCGAAGATAACATTCTCATCAAGAGATCTTTTACGGATGTTATTACCGATTACTACCAACTAACCAAGCCGGGCATCACTATGTCGGTATTGGTGAGTATGCTGGTTGGTTTTATCCTTGGCAGTGGAGCTAACATCAATTTTGTGACGCTCATTCACGCTTTGGTCGGTACCTATCTGATTGCTGCAGGTACCGGGGCTCATAATCAATTTATTGAGCGTGCTTCCGACGGCCTGATGAAGCGGACTTCTAAACGTCCGCTACCCGATCGCCGTATTGACTCTAAAAGCGGTATGATCTTTTCCCTGACTTTGATTTTCTCCGGACTGCTTTACCTTATTCTTTTAGTTAACCCGGTGGCCGGAGCCGTATCCTTTGCAACCGCACTGATTTACCTTGGCGTTTACACCCCAATGAAAAAAGTTTCTCCGATTAATATTGCCATCGGAGCAATCCCCGGGGCCCTGCCTCCCGTTGGCGGATGGGCTGCAGCAACCGGTAATATTGCCGAGCCGGGCATGTGGCTACTGTTTGGTATTATGTTCTTCTGGCAGATACCCCACGTGCTGTCCATTGCCTGGTTGTGCAAAGACGATTACTCCAGCGCCGGATTAAAGATGTTGCCCCGCAAAGATGAAAAAGGCTACAAAACCGTATTCTGGTCATTGATTTGCACCCTTTCCCTCTTCCCGGTTACGTTCGCTCTTTATCAGTTTAATATTTCCGGGATGATTTTTCTGGTGGGCGGACTCATATTCGCAATTGGATTTCTTTTCTACACCATCAAGTTTGGAATGGATCGAACCAAGGCAAATGCCAAAAAGATGATGTTTGCCTCCATCGCGTATCTGCCCCTTGTTTGGATTGCTGTATTTATAGATCGGTTTTTTGTCTGA
- a CDS encoding amino acid permease produces MSDNKLKKQLGLYDVFAICTGAMFSSGFFLLPGIAAAQTGESVYLAYLASGILIIPAMLSVAELSTAMPKSGGTYYFLDRSLGPMVGTIGGLGSWVALMFKSSFALIGMGAYLALFVDVSFTMLALILTLIFGFLNIFGAKETTLLQRILVTVLVLIMGLFIIQGVSAAGLDISISDSENGFFSNNLHGFISTIGLVFVSYAGLTKVTSVAEEVKNPDRNIPLGMILSLTTASLIYVAGVYIMQQVLTAEEFYSSLTPVADAGAKFMNWLPGSGGMLLIVVAAVAAFASTGNAGIMSASRYPFAMSRDKLMSPKFSDIGKQGTPYYAIIVTVICMILILLIFDVESVAKLASAFQLLLFGFMCLAVIVMRESNINSYRPGFKSPLYPWVQIAGMLISVWLVAEMGILAVSLTGFIVVMCVAWYIYYTKGRINRRGAIFHVHERLGKKRYDDLELELLNILSEKNTGEHLSYKETIARSIIVDVDSENTKVDELLREASKILYGRLKVEKKMLLNELTENYNHRFNKLSSGVICSYHAMAEVSAPELVVFRIKKSLDLEITGVDGNVYMYAILLVPEEEEGLDIRLVGHLAEIVQSSGFKKRWMQSGNKRELRECLLSEGHFIQLKVNESKQLMEFAGKKIRDINLPGSSLITIIYRGSELIIPHGNTLINEEDEFLMVGDPDDIKELMSS; encoded by the coding sequence ATGTCTGATAATAAACTTAAAAAACAACTTGGCCTCTACGATGTATTTGCCATCTGTACCGGTGCTATGTTCAGCTCCGGGTTCTTCTTGCTACCGGGAATTGCGGCAGCCCAAACAGGGGAGTCGGTGTATTTGGCTTACCTGGCTTCCGGAATTCTGATTATACCCGCCATGCTCAGCGTGGCAGAATTATCTACGGCTATGCCAAAATCGGGGGGAACCTATTACTTCCTGGATCGAAGTCTGGGTCCGATGGTAGGTACCATTGGCGGGTTAGGATCGTGGGTTGCCCTTATGTTTAAAAGTTCCTTTGCCCTTATTGGTATGGGAGCTTATTTAGCACTCTTCGTGGATGTTTCATTTACGATGCTAGCCCTCATTCTGACCCTGATATTTGGGTTCCTGAATATTTTCGGAGCGAAAGAAACAACACTCCTTCAGAGAATATTGGTCACGGTGTTAGTATTGATTATGGGACTTTTCATCATACAGGGGGTCTCGGCCGCCGGGTTGGATATCAGCATATCGGATTCGGAAAATGGATTTTTTAGCAACAACCTGCATGGTTTTATATCCACCATAGGCCTGGTCTTTGTGTCTTATGCCGGGCTTACCAAGGTTACCAGTGTGGCTGAAGAAGTGAAGAATCCGGATCGGAATATTCCTCTCGGGATGATTCTTTCACTCACAACCGCCTCTCTGATCTATGTTGCCGGAGTGTATATAATGCAGCAGGTTCTGACGGCAGAAGAGTTCTATTCAAGCCTTACGCCGGTAGCCGATGCGGGAGCAAAATTCATGAACTGGTTACCCGGTTCAGGTGGCATGCTCCTTATTGTGGTTGCGGCAGTTGCTGCCTTTGCCTCAACCGGAAATGCCGGCATTATGTCTGCCTCAAGGTATCCGTTCGCTATGTCGAGAGATAAGCTTATGAGCCCTAAGTTCAGCGATATCGGTAAGCAGGGTACTCCTTACTATGCCATTATCGTAACGGTAATTTGCATGATTCTGATTCTTTTGATTTTTGATGTGGAATCGGTAGCCAAGCTTGCCAGTGCGTTTCAGTTGCTGCTGTTCGGGTTTATGTGTTTAGCAGTTATCGTAATGCGCGAAAGCAACATCAACAGTTACAGGCCGGGATTCAAATCACCGCTATACCCGTGGGTTCAAATTGCCGGGATGTTAATCTCTGTTTGGCTGGTAGCAGAAATGGGAATCCTTGCTGTATCACTTACCGGTTTCATCGTGGTGATGTGCGTGGCGTGGTACATCTACTATACAAAAGGCCGGATAAACCGAAGAGGAGCGATATTCCACGTTCATGAGCGACTGGGTAAGAAAAGGTATGATGATCTGGAGCTCGAGCTTTTGAACATCCTCAGCGAGAAAAACACCGGGGAGCATCTTTCATACAAAGAAACCATTGCCCGAAGCATTATTGTAGATGTGGATTCGGAGAATACAAAAGTGGATGAATTGTTAAGAGAAGCCTCTAAAATTCTGTACGGCCGGTTGAAGGTGGAAAAAAAGATGCTGTTGAATGAGCTTACTGAAAACTACAACCATCGCTTCAATAAATTGAGCAGCGGGGTAATTTGCAGTTATCATGCGATGGCTGAAGTTTCAGCTCCTGAATTGGTTGTTTTCCGGATTAAGAAATCGCTGGACCTTGAAATAACAGGAGTTGATGGCAATGTGTATATGTACGCCATTCTCTTAGTCCCTGAAGAAGAGGAAGGATTGGATATCCGTTTGGTTGGGCATCTGGCTGAAATTGTTCAGTCATCCGGCTTCAAAAAGCGATGGATGCAATCCGGTAACAAACGCGAACTCAGGGAGTGCTTGCTGAGTGAAGGTCACTTTATCCAGCTGAAAGTGAATGAAAGCAAGCAGCTCATGGAATTTGCAGGTAAAAAAATCCGTGACATAAACCTGCCCGGGTCAAGTTTGATCACCATTATTTACCGGGGAAGTGAACTCATCATCCCGCATGGAAATACCCTAATCAATGAGGAAGATGAATTCCTGATGGTAGGTGATCCGGATGACATTAAAGAGCTGATGAGCAGTTAA